The Emys orbicularis isolate rEmyOrb1 chromosome 21, rEmyOrb1.hap1, whole genome shotgun sequence genome has a segment encoding these proteins:
- the SAE1 gene encoding SUMO-activating enzyme subunit 1 — MVEQEGGGSGGISEEEAAQYDRQIRLWGLEAQRRLRASRVLLVGMKGLGAEVAKNLILAGVKGLTMLDHQQVSQEDTRAQFLIPVGSLGRNRAEASLERAQNLNPMVDVKADPENIENKAEDFFTQFDAVCLTCCSRCVMVKVDQICHKNGIKFFTGDIFGYYGYMFANLGAHEFVEEKTKVTKASQGVEDGPDTKKAKLDSTETTMVKKRVVFCQLKEALAVDWSSEKAKAALKRTAPDYFLLQVLLKFRTDKGRDPLPESYAEDSERLLQIRNEVLNSLGVGADLLPDDFVSYCFSEMAPVCAVLGGVLGQEVVKALSQRDPPHNNFFFFDGIKGNGVVECLGPH; from the exons ATGGTGGAGCAGGAGGGCGGCGGCTCGGGCGGCATcagcgaggaggaggcggcgcaGTATGACCGGCAGATCCGGCTGTGGGGGCTGGAGGCGCAGCGCCG GCTGCGAGCATCCCGGGTGCTGCTGGTTGGCATGAAGGGCCTGGGAGCAGAAGTGGCGAAGAACCTCATCTTGGCAGGGGTCAAAGGCCTGACCATGCTAGACCATCAGCAG gtATCGCAGGAGGACACAAGAGCTCAGTTCCTGATTCCCGTGGGCTCGCTGGGCCGCAACAGAGCCGAAGCCTCTTTGGAACGGGCTCAGAACCTCAACCCCATGGTAGACGTGAAAGCTGACCCGGAGAATATCGAAAACAAAGCCGAAGATTTCTTTACTCAGTTTGATGCT GTGTGCCTGACATGCTGCTCCCGCTGCGTCATGGTGAAGGTCGATCAGATCTGCCACAAAAACGGCATCAAGTTCTTCACCGGGGACATCTTTGGCTACTATGGCTACATGTTCGCCAACCTGGGGGCGCACGAGTTTGTGGA aGAGAAGACCAAGGTCACCAAAGCCAGCCAGGGAGTGGAAGACGGGCCCGACACCAAAAAAGCCAAGCTTGATTCAACAGAGACAACCATGGTGAAAAAG CGGGTGGTTTTCTGCCAGCTGAAGGAAGCGCTGGCAGTCGACTGGAGCAGTGAGAAGGCGAAGGCAGCCCTGAAGCGTACCGCCCCGGACTACTTCCTGCTCCAGG tgcTGCTGAAATTCCGGACAGATAAAGGGAGGGACCCGTTGCCAGAGAGCTATGCCGAAGACTCGGAGCGTCTGCTGCAGATCCGAAATGAGGTGCTGAACTCCCTGGGCGTCGGCGCGGACCTGCTGCCCGACGACTTCGTCAG CTATTGCTTCTCCGAAATGGCTCCCGTCTGCGCAGTGCTTGGAGGGGTCCTGGGACAGGAGGTCGTCAAG gccctctCCCAGCGGGATCCACCCCACAACAACTTCTTCTTCTTCGATGGCATCAAAGGGAACGGAGTCGTGGAGTGCCTGGGTCCCCACTGA